A window of Candidatus Omnitrophota bacterium contains these coding sequences:
- a CDS encoding alpha/beta hydrolase-fold protein has product MHCRKIVFAGLALAIAINHVFYASAAERPSVKSPQVSDDGRVTFELYAPNVQKVSMNCGEMQSQIGASSKEMTKGENGVWSLTVGPLKPGIYDYTFDVDGVVNTDPSSPFVFGNRQGSRGYVEVPGPKGQPRHDEWRDVPHGSVNIHWYASSAAEGARRRVHVYTPPDYFKNGEKKYPALYLLHGSGDNDSHWMWIGRANVVADNLIADGKSQPMIVVMPDGHVPLPVSMEQDRANRWSRSREAFEKDLMTDVIPLVESAYRVLPGRENRAIVGLSMGGGQSLFVGLNNLDTFAWVGGFSSAARGMEPVVAKLAAEAEGVNKQMKLLWIAIGKNDFLLEENHNFIKSLKDNKIDHIYNETEGAHQWSVWRLYLSEFIPLLFR; this is encoded by the coding sequence ATGCATTGCCGAAAAATTGTATTCGCGGGTCTGGCTTTAGCGATTGCCATCAATCATGTTTTTTATGCAAGCGCGGCGGAACGTCCATCCGTCAAATCCCCGCAAGTATCGGACGACGGGCGCGTCACGTTTGAACTCTACGCTCCTAATGTTCAAAAAGTAAGTATGAATTGCGGCGAAATGCAATCGCAGATCGGCGCATCCTCCAAAGAGATGACCAAGGGCGAGAACGGCGTTTGGAGCCTGACGGTAGGGCCGCTGAAGCCGGGGATTTACGACTATACCTTCGATGTGGACGGCGTAGTCAATACCGATCCCTCCAGCCCCTTCGTCTTCGGCAACCGCCAAGGTTCGCGCGGCTACGTCGAAGTGCCCGGTCCCAAAGGTCAGCCGCGTCATGACGAATGGCGCGATGTTCCTCACGGATCGGTAAACATACACTGGTACGCCTCCTCGGCGGCGGAGGGCGCACGGCGGCGCGTGCATGTCTATACGCCGCCGGATTATTTCAAGAACGGGGAAAAGAAATATCCCGCGCTCTATCTGCTGCATGGCAGCGGCGATAACGATTCCCATTGGATGTGGATCGGACGCGCCAACGTCGTCGCCGACAACCTGATCGCCGACGGCAAGTCGCAGCCGATGATTGTCGTCATGCCCGATGGCCATGTTCCGCTTCCCGTTTCTATGGAACAAGACCGCGCCAACCGTTGGAGCCGTTCCCGCGAAGCTTTCGAAAAAGATTTGATGACCGATGTTATCCCCTTGGTGGAATCGGCGTATCGCGTTCTGCCCGGACGCGAAAATCGCGCCATCGTCGGCTTGTCGATGGGCGGCGGCCAATCGCTCTTCGTGGGATTGAACAACCTGGATACGTTCGCCTGGGTGGGCGGTTTCAGTTCCGCCGCTAGAGGCATGGAGCCGGTCGTCGCCAAACTGGCCGCCGAGGCCGAAGGCGTCAATAAACAAATGAAACTGCTGTGGATCGCCATCGGCAAGAACGATTTTCTGCTGGAAGAAAACCATAATTTCATCAAGTCGCTGAAGGACAATAAAATCGATCATATTTACAACGAGACGGAAGGCGCCCACCAATGGAGCGTCTGGCGGCTCTATTTATCCGAGTTTATCCCGCTGCTTTTCCGTTGA
- a CDS encoding glycoside hydrolase family 172 protein, whose amino-acid sequence MNRKNLTGWILVFILFQSLSTQASEILDLARLIPGKTYAQNALWIETPLTARFNSSKTVTVVDATGPAAITVIHFAMPQTLKLNRDLLLKMYWDGEAEPSVDVPLVDFFCDPAGTRDEVNTAMVNKQRGFNAYFPMPFRRSARIELVYDGPVEPGEELWKIMPCYSYAMIRTDQNIDDDIAYFHAYWRQEGLLLGKEDYLALEAKGRGKFIGWNATVRRPGRSGYPVDENAKFYIDGEEKPSVELQGIEDSFGFSWGFPPVDVQFPYTGYCKFLQGAMAYRFFLNDAISFDRSLRLTIGFGENEDPFFRQEFSKPGNELQLSTVVYWYQREPHAPLPPLPAAAERAPAPENPLWPSVEKLPMEEELRTQGVKIYMLCGRPQKEVIFAEEGYGAETKKGYSWDGFRPPVYHCRADDKELIIELTVPPRSVGTVRLYAIDADQFKGGRKQEVWVGKTSLGVIEHFEEGRWLECPVSSDESALGRLYIRAQNKRDAANAVLSIVEWVEKK is encoded by the coding sequence ATGAACAGGAAAAACCTAACCGGATGGATTCTCGTATTCATTCTTTTTCAATCTCTTTCCACCCAAGCCTCGGAAATTCTCGATCTGGCCCGGTTGATCCCCGGCAAGACGTATGCGCAAAACGCTTTATGGATCGAAACTCCATTGACGGCGCGGTTCAATTCCTCGAAAACGGTAACCGTCGTCGACGCAACTGGTCCAGCGGCGATTACCGTGATCCATTTCGCCATGCCCCAGACGTTGAAATTGAACCGTGACCTCTTGTTGAAAATGTATTGGGACGGCGAAGCGGAACCCAGCGTCGACGTCCCGTTGGTGGATTTCTTTTGCGATCCCGCCGGAACGCGGGACGAAGTCAATACGGCAATGGTGAATAAACAGCGGGGCTTCAACGCTTATTTTCCCATGCCGTTCCGCCGCTCCGCCCGCATTGAGTTGGTCTACGATGGACCGGTCGAGCCGGGCGAGGAACTGTGGAAAATCATGCCGTGCTACAGCTATGCGATGATCCGAACCGATCAAAATATCGATGACGATATCGCTTACTTTCACGCCTATTGGCGGCAGGAGGGATTGCTGTTGGGGAAGGAGGATTATCTGGCATTGGAGGCGAAAGGAAGAGGGAAGTTCATTGGTTGGAACGCCACGGTGCGCCGCCCTGGCCGCTCCGGCTATCCTGTCGATGAGAACGCGAAATTTTATATCGACGGTGAGGAGAAGCCGTCCGTCGAATTGCAAGGCATTGAAGATTCCTTTGGCTTTAGCTGGGGCTTTCCTCCCGTGGACGTGCAATTTCCTTATACGGGATATTGTAAATTTCTCCAAGGCGCTATGGCTTATCGTTTCTTTCTCAACGATGCCATCTCGTTCGATCGCTCGCTGCGCCTGACGATCGGCTTCGGCGAAAACGAAGATCCCTTTTTCCGCCAAGAGTTTTCCAAGCCGGGAAACGAGCTGCAACTCTCCACCGTCGTTTATTGGTATCAACGGGAACCTCATGCGCCGCTGCCTCCCTTGCCCGCCGCCGCCGAACGCGCCCCGGCGCCGGAAAATCCGCTGTGGCCGAGCGTGGAAAAACTGCCAATGGAGGAAGAACTGCGAACCCAGGGCGTGAAAATCTATATGCTTTGCGGCCGGCCGCAGAAAGAAGTGATTTTCGCCGAAGAAGGTTACGGCGCGGAAACGAAAAAAGGATACAGCTGGGACGGCTTCCGGCCTCCGGTTTACCATTGCCGCGCCGATGACAAGGAGCTGATTATCGAATTGACCGTTCCCCCTCGCTCCGTGGGAACCGTTCGTCTCTACGCCATCGACGCCGATCAATTTAAAGGAGGGCGTAAACAGGAAGTCTGGGTAGGGAAAACCTCCTTAGGCGTCATCGAACATTTCGAAGAAGGGCGATGGCTCGAATGCCCGGTCTCGTCGGATGAATCGGCTCTAGGCCGCCTGTATATCCGCGCCCAAAATAAGCGCGACGCGGCGAATGCGGTTCTTTCCATCGTGGAGTGGGTGGAGAAGAAATAA
- a CDS encoding ATP-binding protein, translating into MKNPILGVITSGSLAEGLEMRLHPSHSVEQVRAGKFVVVEGREFDFFSMITDARLDASSQSILRDPPPGESLLADVLAGDHTYATVSLKPMLMMQRTAAQGRIDREELLRPVKSIPAHFSTVREASREDVNRVFGEEEERSARYFNLGAPLDMENVEVCLDLDRFIERSNGIFGKTGTGKTFLTRLVLAGLIQGNKAVNLIFDMHSEYGWQTRSEGDAGNDAFVKGLKNIFAARGNVLICTLDPESASKRAVKWDLELRIPLSEIEVEDIAPLQEELNLHATAIETAYILRNRYNKNWMKTLLDIPPEEMKDRAEELGANKESMAALYRKLRAIRDLPFIADKEEEKIAGASSNRVNIARLINELRSGKHIDLEFGRISSLLAYLLVANLISRRIHHEWVKQAEKYMASQDAKDRPKPLVITIEEAHKFLNPSAARQTIFGTIARELRKYFVSLLIVDQRPSGIDDEILSQLGTRITALLNDEKDIQAVFTGVSGAAALRNVLASLDSKQQALILGHATPMPIVVKTRHYGEEFYKAMGMKSAEEKTDRLRKITNLFPEG; encoded by the coding sequence ATGAAAAATCCCATTCTCGGCGTCATCACATCCGGCTCGCTGGCGGAAGGATTGGAGATGCGGCTGCATCCTTCGCATTCGGTGGAGCAGGTGCGGGCGGGAAAGTTCGTTGTGGTGGAGGGGCGCGAATTCGATTTCTTTTCCATGATTACGGATGCGCGGCTAGACGCTTCCAGCCAATCGATTCTGCGCGATCCGCCGCCGGGGGAATCGCTGCTGGCGGACGTTCTCGCGGGGGATCACACCTACGCCACCGTGTCGCTCAAGCCCATGCTGATGATGCAGCGGACGGCGGCGCAAGGGCGCATCGACCGCGAGGAGCTGCTGCGGCCGGTCAAGAGCATCCCCGCCCATTTCTCGACGGTGCGGGAAGCGTCGCGCGAGGATGTGAACCGCGTCTTCGGCGAAGAAGAGGAACGTTCGGCGCGCTATTTCAATCTGGGAGCGCCGCTGGATATGGAGAACGTCGAGGTCTGCCTGGATTTGGACCGCTTCATCGAACGCTCCAACGGCATTTTCGGTAAAACGGGTACCGGCAAAACCTTTTTGACGCGGCTGGTATTGGCCGGTTTAATTCAAGGCAACAAGGCCGTCAACCTGATCTTCGACATGCACAGCGAATACGGCTGGCAAACGCGCTCGGAAGGCGACGCGGGCAACGACGCATTCGTCAAAGGATTGAAAAACATATTCGCCGCCCGGGGCAACGTCCTCATCTGCACTCTTGATCCCGAATCGGCAAGCAAGCGAGCCGTGAAGTGGGATTTGGAGTTGCGAATCCCGCTCTCGGAAATCGAGGTGGAGGATATCGCGCCTTTGCAGGAGGAACTAAACCTGCACGCCACCGCCATCGAGACGGCGTATATCCTGCGCAATCGTTATAACAAAAATTGGATGAAAACGCTGCTGGACATCCCGCCGGAAGAGATGAAAGATAGAGCGGAAGAACTCGGCGCCAATAAAGAGAGCATGGCGGCGCTGTACCGCAAACTGCGGGCTATCCGCGATCTGCCGTTTATCGCCGATAAAGAGGAAGAAAAGATCGCAGGCGCATCTTCGAATCGCGTCAACATCGCCCGGCTTATCAACGAATTGCGCAGCGGCAAGCATATCGATCTGGAATTCGGACGCATCTCCAGCCTGCTGGCTTATCTGCTTGTCGCTAACCTCATCTCGCGGCGGATTCATCACGAGTGGGTGAAGCAGGCGGAAAAATACATGGCGAGCCAGGACGCCAAAGACCGGCCCAAGCCGCTAGTCATCACCATCGAGGAAGCGCACAAGTTTCTCAATCCCTCGGCGGCGCGGCAGACCATCTTCGGAACCATCGCGCGGGAATTGCGCAAATATTTCGTATCGCTGTTGATCGTGGATCAGCGGCCATCGGGAATCGACGACGAAATCCTCTCGCAATTGGGAACGCGCATCACGGCGCTGCTCAACGACGAAAAGGACATTCAAGCCGTATTCACGGGAGTATCCGGCGCCGCCGCATTGCGCAACGTGCTGGCCTCGCTGGACAGCAAGCAGCAAGCGCTGATCCTAGGCCACGCCACGCCCATGCCCATCGTTGTCAAAACCCGGCATTACGGAGAGGAATTTTATAAAGCCATGGGCATGAAATCCGCCGAAGAAAAAACGGACCGCCTGCGGAAGATTACGAATCTGTTTCCGGAGGGGTAG
- a CDS encoding addiction module antidote protein: protein MAKTLIQPWDAAEHLKTKEDMAAYLEAALEDGDPSMITAALGDIARAKGITQIARETGIECESLNKALSPEGHPDFATVLKIVRALGLCLHAATPCA, encoded by the coding sequence ATGGCAAAAACCCTAATCCAGCCTTGGGATGCGGCCGAACATTTGAAAACCAAGGAGGACATGGCTGCCTATCTGGAAGCCGCGCTTGAAGATGGCGATCCTTCAATGATAACAGCGGCCTTGGGAGACATCGCGCGGGCCAAAGGTATAACGCAAATCGCTCGCGAAACTGGCATTGAATGCGAAAGCCTCAATAAAGCGCTGTCGCCGGAAGGCCATCCGGATTTCGCCACTGTTCTCAAAATAGTGCGGGCATTGGGTCTGTGCTTACATGCCGCCACTCCGTGCGCCTAA
- a CDS encoding FliA/WhiG family RNA polymerase sigma factor, which yields MRYYNVVKEKISQEEEAKYWVEFTQTGSLDAREKLAEKYIHLVKYVINRMLAVSHIESEVLDYDDLYSCGVMGLLTAIDNFDPSRDVKFITYAIPRIKGSIIDELRSVDWIPRSLRQQVNRLQAVFSELEGELMRPANETELAEKLGIDVKELQQLLHHASRATLLSLDEVLRVSDDGATTRGDVTPSRKIDDPRNSIQQEEIVELLTQAIENLPSKERLVVVLYYNEELTLREIGEVLGVTESRICQLHTKAMLRLRGKLQTWQQDMMT from the coding sequence ATGCGCTACTATAATGTCGTCAAAGAGAAAATATCGCAGGAAGAAGAAGCGAAGTATTGGGTGGAGTTTACCCAAACCGGCTCCCTGGATGCGCGTGAAAAATTGGCGGAAAAATACATCCACCTGGTCAAGTACGTCATCAATCGCATGTTGGCCGTTTCGCATATCGAAAGCGAAGTGTTGGATTACGACGACCTTTATTCCTGCGGCGTCATGGGGCTGCTGACGGCCATCGACAATTTCGATCCCTCGCGGGACGTGAAATTCATCACCTACGCCATCCCCCGCATCAAAGGCTCTATTATCGACGAATTGCGGTCGGTGGATTGGATCCCCCGATCGTTGCGGCAGCAGGTGAATCGCCTGCAAGCCGTGTTTTCCGAATTGGAAGGCGAACTGATGCGTCCCGCCAACGAAACCGAGCTGGCGGAGAAATTGGGAATCGACGTCAAAGAGCTGCAGCAATTGCTCCATCACGCCAGCCGGGCCACGCTGTTGTCCCTGGACGAGGTGTTGCGTGTTTCAGACGACGGCGCCACCACTCGCGGCGACGTGACCCCTTCCCGCAAAATCGACGATCCCCGCAATTCCATCCAACAGGAGGAGATCGTCGAACTCTTGACGCAGGCCATCGAGAACCTGCCGAGCAAAGAGCGTCTGGTGGTGGTTCTGTATTACAACGAAGAATTGACCTTGCGCGAAATCGGCGAAGTGTTGGGAGTTACCGAATCGCGCATATGCCAGTTGCACACCAAAGCCATGCTGCGGCTGCGGGGAAAATTGCAAACCTGGCAGCAGGATATGATGACTTGA
- a CDS encoding prepilin-type N-terminal cleavage/methylation domain-containing protein — protein MPKSAGFTLIELLIVVAIIGVLAAIAVPNFINAQTRAKIARVQADAESIGTALEMYKLDTNEYPPDARSGVYTHFALYWAKQPSSGKHLTTPIAYMSSIPIDPFNSKMEWKGWTPISDAQNYQKSQFFLNRKYNEGVNSWEPGLPFADLFKGAAWQIYSIGPSINYGWRAELTACWLMPYDASNGLVSQGGIWRIGS, from the coding sequence ATGCCGAAATCGGCGGGTTTTACTTTAATCGAACTATTAATCGTTGTCGCTATTATTGGAGTATTGGCCGCCATCGCCGTTCCCAATTTCATCAATGCGCAGACGCGAGCCAAGATCGCCCGCGTCCAGGCCGACGCCGAAAGCATCGGAACCGCCTTGGAAATGTATAAACTGGACACGAACGAGTATCCTCCCGACGCCCGGTCCGGCGTCTATACTCATTTCGCCTTATATTGGGCCAAACAACCCTCCAGCGGCAAACACTTGACCACGCCCATCGCCTATATGAGTTCCATTCCCATCGATCCCTTCAACAGCAAAATGGAATGGAAAGGATGGACGCCGATCAGCGACGCTCAAAACTATCAGAAATCGCAGTTCTTTCTCAATCGCAAATACAACGAAGGCGTCAATTCATGGGAACCGGGACTTCCCTTCGCAGACCTTTTCAAGGGCGCCGCGTGGCAAATCTATTCCATCGGCCCATCCATTAATTACGGCTGGCGCGCCGAATTGACCGCCTGTTGGCTGATGCCCTACGACGCCAGCAACGGCTTGGTCAGCCAGGGCGGCATCTGGCGCATCGGCTCCTGA
- the dmeF gene encoding CDF family Co(II)/Ni(II) efflux transporter DmeF: MQISASINDWRHTHAFDEGNPLAERNARWAVALTTVMMIAEIAGGWAYNSMAVLADGWHMSSHALALGLSVLAYGTARRFARDERFAFGTWKIEALGGYTSAVFLAGVAGLMLYQSFERLISPTPIQYNQAIAIAISGLLVNLACAQMLKDDRELHHDRHHRDMNLRSAYLHVLADASTSALAILALIGGKFWGADWLDPAMGIAGAVLVAVWAYGLLRDTGRVLLDAEMDAPVVAKIRKAIDARSEKIDITDLHVWRVGKSKYACILSLAVTDAAVPDEFRRLLSIHDELAHVTVEVNQRQGLQST, encoded by the coding sequence ATGCAAATATCCGCTTCTATTAACGACTGGCGCCACACCCATGCGTTTGATGAAGGCAATCCCTTGGCCGAGAGAAACGCGCGTTGGGCTGTGGCGTTGACAACCGTAATGATGATCGCCGAGATTGCCGGGGGGTGGGCGTACAACTCGATGGCGGTGTTGGCGGACGGTTGGCATATGAGTTCCCACGCTTTGGCGCTCGGACTGTCGGTGTTGGCGTACGGGACCGCCCGCCGCTTTGCCCGCGACGAACGATTCGCCTTCGGCACATGGAAAATTGAGGCGCTTGGCGGATATACCAGCGCCGTCTTTCTCGCAGGCGTCGCCGGATTGATGCTCTATCAGTCCTTTGAGCGCCTGATCTCGCCGACGCCGATACAATATAACCAGGCCATTGCGATCGCCATATCCGGCCTGCTGGTCAATCTTGCCTGCGCGCAGATGCTCAAGGACGATCGTGAACTTCACCACGACCGCCATCATCGCGACATGAACCTACGTTCCGCCTATCTGCATGTCCTTGCCGACGCCTCCACATCGGCGCTTGCCATTTTGGCTCTGATCGGCGGCAAATTTTGGGGCGCCGATTGGCTCGATCCGGCCATGGGCATTGCGGGCGCCGTACTTGTCGCAGTATGGGCTTATGGATTGTTGCGCGATACCGGGCGCGTCCTGCTCGACGCCGAAATGGATGCTCCCGTCGTGGCCAAAATCCGGAAAGCCATCGACGCAAGATCGGAGAAGATCGACATCACGGACCTGCACGTATGGCGCGTCGGAAAAAGCAAGTATGCCTGCATCCTTTCGCTCGCCGTGACGGACGCCGCCGTTCCGGACGAATTCCGGCGGCTGCTAAGCATCCACGATGAACTGGCGCATGTCACCGTAGAAGTAAACCAACGCCAAGGATTGCAAAGCACATGA
- a CDS encoding polysaccharide deacetylase family protein, giving the protein MQRNMGLIAVLFFIGYVAMAGAQDSKNEIQLIVRGDDIGSCHAANVACIQCYREGIVRSVEVMVPAPWFNEAVKMLAENPQLDVGVHLDLTSEWEYYKWGPITHAPSLVDEMGHFFPMTSPNKNFPPHSSFMEARAKIEEVEKELRAQIELAIDKIANVTHLSAHMGTPVCTPELKALTMRLADEYDLPLEAPAAKYAGGFGGSEMTPQEKESALCKILENLKPGLWLFIDHPGLDTPEMRSIGHEGYRNVAADRDGVTKAFTSEKVKSIIQKRSIRLMSYGELNQKE; this is encoded by the coding sequence ATGCAGCGAAATATGGGATTGATAGCTGTTTTATTCTTTATCGGCTACGTCGCAATGGCTGGCGCCCAAGATTCCAAGAACGAAATCCAATTGATCGTGCGGGGCGACGATATCGGCTCTTGCCACGCCGCCAATGTCGCCTGCATCCAATGTTATCGCGAGGGGATCGTGCGTTCCGTGGAGGTCATGGTTCCCGCGCCCTGGTTTAACGAAGCCGTGAAGATGCTGGCGGAAAATCCGCAGTTGGATGTTGGCGTTCATTTGGATTTGACCAGCGAGTGGGAGTATTACAAATGGGGGCCTATCACTCATGCTCCCAGTTTGGTGGATGAGATGGGACATTTCTTTCCCATGACAAGCCCAAATAAAAATTTTCCGCCTCATTCCAGTTTCATGGAAGCCCGCGCCAAAATTGAAGAGGTGGAAAAAGAACTGCGCGCCCAGATCGAATTGGCGATCGATAAAATCGCCAATGTCACCCATCTGAGCGCCCACATGGGAACGCCCGTCTGTACGCCTGAATTGAAAGCGTTGACGATGCGGCTCGCCGACGAATACGACTTACCTCTTGAAGCGCCCGCCGCCAAATATGCAGGGGGCTTCGGCGGCAGCGAAATGACGCCGCAGGAGAAAGAATCCGCCTTGTGCAAGATACTGGAAAACCTAAAGCCTGGCCTTTGGCTTTTCATCGATCATCCCGGCCTGGATACGCCGGAAATGCGTTCCATCGGCCATGAAGGCTACCGCAACGTAGCCGCCGACCGCGACGGCGTTACCAAGGCGTTCACCAGCGAGAAAGTGAAGTCCATTATCCAAAAACGAAGCATCCGCCTGATGAGCTATGGAGAGTTAAACCAAAAGGAATGA
- a CDS encoding prepilin-type N-terminal cleavage/methylation domain-containing protein, whose protein sequence is MSNKGFTLIELLIVVAIIGILAAIAVPNFLNAQVRAKISRVVSEERSIAESYLMYRLDRGAYPPHIDGDPAQHRFVTTPISYLTSSVADIFADPKRKGEWPWQCCTVGQYHCEPAYFAYNKNSKDPVRSNRQAAYFVLSYGPDKVFDGETYNATNGLTSPGNIIALVEGHYKDGFPYTKGNY, encoded by the coding sequence ATGTCCAATAAAGGTTTTACTCTCATCGAATTGCTGATCGTCGTGGCCATCATTGGCATCCTAGCCGCCATCGCCGTTCCCAATTTCTTGAACGCGCAAGTGCGGGCCAAAATATCCCGCGTCGTTTCCGAAGAGCGCTCCATCGCCGAAAGTTATCTTATGTATAGATTAGACCGAGGCGCCTATCCCCCGCACATTGACGGCGATCCCGCTCAGCACCGCTTCGTTACGACGCCTATTTCCTATCTCACGTCCTCCGTCGCCGACATCTTCGCCGATCCCAAACGCAAAGGCGAATGGCCTTGGCAATGCTGCACCGTGGGACAATATCACTGCGAACCCGCCTATTTCGCTTATAACAAAAACTCGAAAGATCCGGTGCGCAGCAACCGCCAAGCGGCGTATTTCGTTTTGAGCTACGGCCCCGACAAGGTTTTTGACGGAGAAACATACAACGCCACCAATGGCCTTACCAGTCCGGGAAACATCATCGCTCTCGTTGAAGGTCATTACAAGGACGGATTTCCCTATACCAAGGGGAATTACTGA
- a CDS encoding Gfo/Idh/MocA family oxidoreductase: MKVYRSILSRRNFIYRAAFAAAAPFVIPSSALGLDGAVAPSERIALGIIGTGDHGVNRNIKRFLPEPDCRIVAVCDVDRKRRLGAKALIEERYGELLPKGTYKGCDDCNDFRELIAREDIDAVMIATPDHWHVIPAIMAAEAGKDVMCEKPLSLTVLEGRALSDAMQRTGRIFQTASENRSVEVYYRMCELVRNGRIGKLQSIKVGLPQGHSIQKAGMDPAPVPEGFDYDLWLGQAPEAPYCPARCHWNFRWILDYSGGQLTDWGAHMIDLAQWGNDTEHTGPIEVEGKGEFPKEGLYNAPTQFHIDYKYANGVSLTVFSKEPSLRFKGTEGWIGNTGWCGPLEASSPSILQEKIGENEIHLYTCPAGEQRNFLDGIKTRKPCYAPAEVGHRTITIAHIGHISMQLGRKLKWDPDQERFIGDPAANWMLNRPMRSPWSL, encoded by the coding sequence ATGAAGGTTTATCGCAGCATCTTATCGCGCCGGAATTTTATATACCGCGCCGCTTTCGCCGCCGCCGCTCCTTTCGTCATCCCCTCTTCCGCGTTAGGATTGGACGGCGCCGTGGCGCCTAGCGAGCGGATTGCGCTGGGAATCATCGGAACCGGCGATCACGGCGTCAATCGCAATATCAAGCGCTTCCTGCCAGAGCCGGACTGCCGCATCGTCGCCGTATGCGACGTGGATCGCAAGCGGCGCCTTGGAGCCAAAGCCCTGATCGAAGAGCGTTACGGCGAATTGCTGCCAAAGGGAACGTATAAAGGCTGCGACGATTGCAACGACTTCCGCGAATTGATCGCGCGAGAAGATATCGACGCCGTCATGATCGCCACGCCCGACCATTGGCACGTCATTCCCGCCATCATGGCCGCCGAAGCGGGCAAAGACGTAATGTGCGAAAAGCCGCTTTCCCTCACGGTTCTCGAAGGCCGGGCGCTCAGCGACGCCATGCAGCGCACGGGACGCATCTTTCAAACGGCTTCGGAAAACCGCTCCGTGGAAGTCTATTACCGTATGTGCGAACTGGTGCGCAACGGACGCATCGGCAAGCTGCAAAGCATCAAGGTCGGCCTGCCGCAAGGTCATTCCATCCAAAAAGCCGGCATGGATCCGGCGCCTGTTCCGGAAGGCTTCGATTATGACCTCTGGCTCGGCCAGGCACCCGAAGCGCCTTACTGTCCCGCACGCTGCCATTGGAACTTCCGCTGGATTCTCGATTATTCCGGCGGGCAGTTAACCGACTGGGGCGCCCACATGATCGATCTAGCGCAATGGGGCAACGATACGGAACATACCGGCCCCATCGAAGTGGAGGGGAAAGGCGAATTTCCCAAGGAAGGCCTATACAACGCGCCGACTCAATTTCACATCGACTACAAATACGCCAACGGCGTCTCCCTGACCGTTTTTTCCAAAGAACCTTCACTGCGCTTCAAGGGAACGGAAGGCTGGATCGGCAACACCGGGTGGTGCGGGCCGCTGGAAGCCAGTTCGCCCTCCATCCTGCAAGAAAAAATCGGCGAAAACGAAATCCATCTCTATACCTGCCCGGCGGGCGAACAGCGCAATTTTCTCGACGGCATAAAGACGCGCAAACCCTGTTACGCTCCCGCGGAAGTCGGCCATCGCACCATCACCATCGCTCATATCGGCCATATCTCCATGCAACTGGGACGCAAACTGAAATGGGATCCGGACCAGGAACGCTTCATCGGCGATCCGGCGGCGAATTGGATGCTCAACCGCCCCATGCGCTCGCCGTGGAGCCTATAA